Proteins from a single region of Diorhabda sublineata isolate icDioSubl1.1 chromosome 2, icDioSubl1.1, whole genome shotgun sequence:
- the LOC130453021 gene encoding protein snail homolog Sna-like, with protein sequence MAKNYSHCPLKKRPIVFEDIPEEPENLSTKPEDLSRSGRLASISPPSSPAISPSASPQSSLTHSPPSSPPISSPSPTHFMYQAPIKVEPLREYPVPINPEYAPQTWHRSVAPMYHPAYHPYVYPYHENMYMGPTSPYSDSSSLSPPHQMQQPLQPLALRPTVYSSLDQNSLSPNSSTTSPPPQTVPSAEDLSEKRRAGVRHQCPDCGKSYSTFSGLSKHRQFHCAAGGDGPKKSFSCKYCEKVYVSLGALKMHIRTHTLPCKCTICGKAFSRPWLLQGHIRTHTGEKPFSCTYCNRAFADRSNLRAHLQTHSDIKKYSCSTCSKTFSRMSLLTKHTESGCTLMHIEKIC encoded by the exons atgGCTAAAAATTATTCGCATTGTCCTCTGAAAAAGAGACCCATCGTTTTCGAAGATATACCAG AAGAACCGGAAAACTTATCGACAAAACCGGAGGATCTGAGCCGTAGCGGCCGTTTGGCATCAATATCGCCCCCGTCGTCGCCAGCTATATCCCCTTCTGCTTCCCCACAATCATCCCTGACGCATTCCCCGCCTTCATCGCCTCCAATATCGTCTCCATCGCCGACCCATTTCATGTACCAAGCCCCCATAAAAGTAGAACCTTTACGAGAATACCCAGTACCGATAAATCCCGAATACGCCCCCCAAACTTGGCACCGAAGCGTCGCTCCAATGTACCACCCGGCCTACCACCCCTACGTGTACCCTTACCACGAGAATATGTACATGGGCCCCACATCCCCTTACAGCGACAGCAGCTCCCTGTCGCCGCCCCACCAGATGCAACAACCTCTGCAACCGCTAGCTTTGAGACCGACGGTTTATTCCTCGTTGGATCAGAACAGTTTGAGTCCAAATAGTTCGACGACTTCTCCGCCGCCCCAAACGGTGCCGTCGGCCGAGGATTTATCGGAGAAAAGGAGGGCGGGCGTCAGACACCAATGTCCGGATTGCGGGAAAAGCTACTCGACCTTTTCCGGTTTATCGAAACACAGGCAGTTCCATTGCGCGGCCGGAGGAGACGGTCCCAAAAAATCGTTCAGTTgtaaatattgtgaaaaagtGTACGTTTCATTGGGGGCTTTGAAAATGCACATCAGGACCCATACGTTGCCTTGCAAGTGCACCATTTGCGGTAAAGCCTTCTCGAGACCTTGGTTGCTGCAAGGTCATATTAGAACCCATACGGGGGAGAAGCCCTTTTCGTGTACTTATTGTAATAGGGCTTTCGCCGATAGGTCGAATTTGAGGGCGCATCTTCAGACCCATTCCGATATTAAGAAATATTCTTGTTCCACTTGTAGTAAGACGTTTTCGAGGATGTCTTTGTTGACCAAACATACCGAAAGCGGTTGTACGTTGATGCATATCGAAAAAATatgctga